In one Bos mutus isolate GX-2022 chromosome 19, NWIPB_WYAK_1.1, whole genome shotgun sequence genomic region, the following are encoded:
- the STRADA gene encoding STE20-related kinase adapter protein alpha isoform X7: protein MSFLVSKPERIRRWVSEKFIVEGLRDLELFGEQPPGDARRKTNEASSESIASFSKPEIMSSFLPEGGCYELLTVIGKGFEDLMTVNLARYKPTGEYVTVRRINLEACSNEMVTFLQGELHVSKLFSHPNILPYGATFIADNELWVVTSFMAYGSAKDLICTHFMDGMSELAIAYILQGALKALDYIHHMGYVHRSVKASHVLISADGKVYLSGLRSNLSMISHGQRQRVVHDFPKYSIKVLPWLSPEVLQQNLQGYDAKSDIYSVGITACELANGHVPFKDMPATQMLLEKLNGTVPCLLDTSTIPAEELTMSTSRSAANSGLSESLAPSTPRTSNGDSPSHPYHRTFSPHFHHFVEQCLQRNPDMRPSASTLLNHSFFKQIKRRASEALPELLRPVTPITTFEGRQSQDHSGIFGLVTNLEELEVDDWEF from the exons ATGTCTTTTCTTGTAAGTAAACCAGAGCGAATTAGG CGGTGGGTCTCGGAAAAGTTCATTGTTGAGGGCTTAAGAGATTTGGAACTATTTGGAG AGCAGCCTCCGGGTGACGCTCGGAGAAAA acCAATGAGGCGAGCTCAGAGTCGATAGCATCCTTCTCTAAGCCGGAGATCATGAGTAGCTTCCTGCCGGAGGGAGGGTGTTACGAGCTGCTCACCGTTATAG GCAAAGGATTCGAGGACCTGATGACAGTGAATCTAGCAAGGTACAAACCAACAGGGGAGTATGTGACGGTGCGAAGGATTAACCTCGAGGCTTGCTCCAATGAGATGGTGACATTCTTACAG GGGGAGCTCCACGTCTCTAAACTCTTCAGCCACCCCAACATCCTACCCTACGGAGCCACCTTCATTGCAGACAATGAGCTGTGGGTCGTCACGTCGTTCATGGCGTACG GCTCCGCCAAGGACCTCATCTGCACGCACTTCATGGACGGCATGAGCGAGCTGGCCATCGCTTACATCCTGCAGGGGGCGCTCAAGGCCTTGGACTACATCCACCACATGGGCTACGTGCACAG GAGCGTCAAAGCCAGCCACGTTCTGATCTCCGCCGATGGGAAGGTCTACCTTTCGGGTTTACGCAGCAACctcagcatgatcagccatgggcaGCGGCAGCGTGTGGTCCATGACTTCCCCAAGTACAGTATCAAGGTTCTGCCCTGGCTCAGCCCGGAGGTCCTCCAACAG AATCTCCAGGGTTACGATGCCAAGTCTGACATCTACAGTGTGGGAATCACGGCCTGTGAGCTGGCCAATGGCCACGTCCCCTTTAAAGACATGCCTGCCACCCAG ATGCTGCTGGAGAAGCTGAACGGCACGGTGCCCTGCCTGCTGGACACCAGCACCATCCCCGCCGAGGAGCTGACCATGAGCACCTCGCGCTCCGCGGCCAACTCGGGCTTGAGCGAGAGCCTGGCCCCCAGCACCCCCAGGACCTCCAACGGCGACTCGCCCTCCCACCCCTACCACCGCACCTTCTCGCCCCACTTCCACCACTTTGTGGAGCAGTGCCTTCAGCGCAATCCGGACATGAG ACCAAGCGCCAGCACCCTCCTGAACCATTCTTTCTTCAAGCAG ATCAAGCGACGTGCCTCAGAAGCTCTGCCCGAGTTACTCCGACCTGTCACCCCCATCACCACTTTTGAAGGCAGACAGTCTCAGGATCACAGTGGGATCTTTGGCCTGGTAACAAACCTGGAGGAGCTGGAGGTGGACGACTGGGAGTTCTGA